The Anastrepha ludens isolate Willacy chromosome 2, idAnaLude1.1, whole genome shotgun sequence genome contains a region encoding:
- the LOC128859779 gene encoding chymotrypsin-1-like, with product MYQHKKIALLLFQFALLAAVSSRIITKDEDEVIYPPQTNSRIVGGEAAPEGFAPYQISMQSLNGRHFCGGAIIDQRWIITASHCVAGAKPTKIQVLTGAQNLKNHTGKYYYPDRIVMHSNYNHPAYANDIALLHLNDSIAFDEHTQAVQYVYEPLQKDDELVLTGWGTMALGGSTPDILQTLTVRVVPYEECRKAHPDNLSNYVDIGHLCTFNDNGKGACHGDSGGPLVHNGTLVALVNWGLPCAKGYPDVHASVTYYHDFIRTHLSASTEDKA from the coding sequence ATGTATCAGCACAAAAAAATCGCGCTACTACTGTTCCAGTTCGCTCTACTCGCAGCTGTTAGCAGCCGCATTATAACAAAGGATGAAGACGAAGTCATCTATCCACCACAAACGAATTCGCGCATTGTGGGAGGCGAAGCGGCGCCCGAGGGTTTCGCACCTTACCAAATATCCATGCAAAGTCTTAATGGCCGTCACTTCTGTGGTGGTGCGATCATCGATCAGCGTTGGATCATCACTGCCTCACATTGTGTGGCGGGAGCAAAACCTACAAAAATTCAAGTTCTCACTGGCGCACAAAATCTGAAAAACCACACCGGCAAATACTACTATCCGGATCGCATTGTGATGCACTCAAACTACAATCACCCGGCGTATGCCAACGATATTGCGCTATTGCATTTGAATGATTCGATCGCTTTCGATGAACACACCCAGGCTGTGCAGTACGTTTATGAGCCATTACAGAAAGATGACGAGCTGGTGCTTACCGGTTGGGGTACTATGGCGTTGGGTGGCTCCACACCGGATATTTTGCAAACGCTGACTGTGCGCGTGGTGCCGTATGAGGAGTGTCGCAAGGCACATCCTGATAATTTGTCCAACTATGTTGACATAGGACACTTGTGTACTTTCAATGATAATGGTAAAGGGGCATGTCACGGTGATTCAGGTGGTCCTCTGGTGCATAATGGTACACTGGTCGCTTTGGTTAATTGGGGTCTACCCTGTGCGAAGGGATATCCAGATGTGCATGCGAGTGTGACGTACTATCATGACTTCATACGTACGCACTTGAGTGCGTCCACGGAGGATAAGGCTTGA
- the LOC128859784 gene encoding uncharacterized protein LOC128859784: MKIFGTFSLALATLAVLTSADISLQNGYIYSNQQQQPIYNARQQPLIMQLIPSLPQQQIQDNRNKPLQINQPSQQYLPGLQQPRQPLPPQQPLQPLQPLQPLQPLPPPQPLQRQPQKSAPLAPHTLPMPSNFPTPAGFQLSLAPVRVAKHQRRPRPRVKIPKKAIVTKNFFIHTAPEESEDELQDEFTQLSAQPRKHYNVLFVKTPAQTSKAAAVNLAKALHEEKTVVYVLSKKTSAADLQEAIQEAPQHINKPEVFFIKYRTPEEAANAQRQIQSQYDSLGGTSTITDEGLAPITSVVGSLDEPEEEEIEEEQQLPEQQLPQHQQAGPEAQYEDQLSNGISPPAQYLPPANKY, translated from the exons ATGAAGATCTTTGGG ACTTTTTCGCTGGCGCTGGCCACCCTAGCCGTCCTAACATCTGCCGATATCTCGCTACAGAACGGCTACATTTACAGtaaccagcagcagcagcccaTCTACAATGCTCGCCAACAACCGTTAATCATGCAGCTGATCCCTTCCctgccacaacaacaaatacaagacAATAGAAACAAGCCATTACAAATTAACCAGCCTAGCCAGCAGTATTTGCCTGGACTACAACAACCACGCCAGCCACTACCCCCACAACAACCATTACAGCCCTTACAACCTTTACAACCTTTACAACCTTTGCCACCACCACAGCCACTACAACGGCAGCCACAAAAGTCTGCACCTTTGGCGCCACACACATTGCCAATGCCTTCAAACTTCCCTACGCCAGCTGGCTTTCAATTATCGCTAGCACCCGTGAGAGTTGCCAAGCATCAACGCCGTCCACGTCCTCGCGTTAAGATACCCAAAAAAGCTATAGTGACCAAGAATTTCTTCATCCACACTGCACCAGAGGAAAGCGAGGACGAGTTGCAAGATGAATTTACCCAATTGTCTGCACAGCCACGCAAACACTATAATGTGCTCTTCGTGAAGACCCCAGCGCAGACGAGCAAGGCTGCTGCTGTCAATTTGGCCAAGGCACTGCATGAGGAGAAGACCGTTGTTTATGTGCTATCGAAGAAGACATCTGCAGCCGATTTGCAAGAAGCCATTCAAGAGGCGCCACAACACATCAACAAACCCGAGGTGTTCTTCATTAAATATCGCACACCCGAGGAGGCCGCCAATGCACAGCGACAAATTCAGTCGCAATATGACAGTTTGGGCGGCACTTCCACCATCACCGATGAGGGTTTGGCGCCCATCACTTCTGTTGTGGGTTCACTCGATGAGCCAGAGGAGGAAGAAATCGAAGAAGAGCAACAGCTGCCTGAACAACAATTGCCTCAGCACCAACAGGCCGGTCCAGAAGCACAATACGAGGATCAGCTCTCGAATGGCATCAGTCCACCTGCTCAGTATTTGCCACCCGCGAATAAGTATTAA